A genomic region of Cannabis sativa cultivar Pink pepper isolate KNU-18-1 chromosome 1, ASM2916894v1, whole genome shotgun sequence contains the following coding sequences:
- the LOC133033341 gene encoding uncharacterized protein LOC133033341, with the protein MKFLGGWGSKPIVSHVVEGANPDTGELPTAVETFQKFHHKGNDWRNEFAQQAYEQMVEIAATQPAPTADEPEEPAVDPTQYPRDLPVMTQVLGERSRHLRGFGHLPRLKGVGAKRAPATHPSANRPRFQDQFEYLSRAVPGFNLPPMDLPPLPTPGAGSSAAAGAGSSSQPPETQRNNDDDITRL; encoded by the exons atgaaatttttaggaggctggggctccaagcccattgtttcacatgttgtcgaaggg gctaaccccgacacaggagaactgccaactgcggtggaaacttttcaaaagtttcaccataaaggcaacgattggcgcaacgagttcgcgcaacaagcttac gagcaaatggttgaaataGCGGCAACTCAACCAGCGCCCACTGCAGATGAGCCCGAAGAGCCTGCTGTCGATCCTACACAGTACCCCCGAGACTTACCTGTTATGACGCAAGTACTCGGGGAACGATCTCGGCATCTTAGAGGCTTTGGTCATCTCCCCAGACTGAAGGGAGTTGGGGCCAAAAGAGCACCTGCCACGCATCCTTCGGCCAACCGACC ACGATTCCAAGATCAGTTTGAGTATCTTTCTCGAGCTGTGCCGGGTTTCAACTTGCCTCCCATGGATCTTCCACCATTGCCCACTCCTGGTGCTGGATCATCGGCTGCTGCTGGTGCTGGATCGTCATCGCAGCCTCCCGAGACTCAGAGAAACAACGATGACGACATTACCCGCCTATAG
- the LOC115708210 gene encoding uncharacterized protein LOC115708210, producing the protein MLCGSPWHLCDHVLFIIHMETESHWILGRLNIEERRMYMYNSLSTAMKDSAAIKACQPFAVLLPHFFALFDEFKKENKPVCLDPFEVVKVDGLPQQTSNDCGCFVASFAEYFIDMKPIPPIFDVEKHRDRLAVLFYKYARMKEVDFIDSEDEAPPKGPKKNLS; encoded by the exons ATGTTATGTGGTTCCCCTTGGCATTTGTGCGATCATGTTTTGTTTATCATCCATATGGAGACTGAATCACATTGGATTCTTGGTCGACTGAATATTGAGGAAAGACGTATGTACATGTACAACTCCTTGTCGACTGCTATGAAAGATAGTGCTGCTATCAAAGCTTGTCAGCCATTTGCGGTGTTGTTGCCCCACTTTTTTGCTTTGTTTGATGAGttcaaaaaggaaaacaaaCCGGTTTGTTTAGACCCTTTCGAAGTTGTTAAGGTTGATGGTTTGCCTCAACAAACCTCGAA tgACTGTGGTTGTTTCGTTGCATCGTTTGCCGAATACTTCATTGATATGAAACCGATTCCTCCCATATTTGATGTTGAGAAACACCGTGATAGGCTTGCTGTGTTGTTCTATAAGTATGCTCGCATGAAAGAAGTGGATTTTATTGATAGTGAAGATGAGGCTCCTCCAAAGGGTCCAAAGAAGAATTTGTCTTAG
- the LOC133033384 gene encoding uncharacterized protein LOC133033384 produces the protein MCLDTNCKWSLKATKNGNTETFIIRSYEEEHTCAVTIRFGDQRQATSKLIADFVKPKFLNLKIKCSPADIKTEMKDKYGIKMNYMKAWRSKERAQTQLHGNAKESYNLLPRYLYMLQKTNPGTLIDIEKEDDDSFKYAFVALNAAIKGWPNCKPIIVVDGTFLKVAYGGTLLTANTQDAESKIFPLAYCIVDSENDKSWEWFLKKIKEAFGVRECQCLISDRQESIIKATRKVFPEITHGYCIFHLLSNLKTKFKKNAKHFRVPFFAAAKAYTEMEFEFHMRELDNLDKRIRPYLEKIGHEKWSRYSTMTSNIAEALNSANLAARRETPVTTLMECLRAQMQEWTYNNRKEAQKCTTRLTPSSEKKLIGNYVQSLRLTVKPANQNLFEVIDEDRIRIVNLKEKTCTCNRFQKDEMPCNHAVAVMKDLNINTYNYCAQYYTSKAWLQTYEETVYPVANVREWELPEFFEDIIVLPPKERIKSGRPRKRRMAAAWETKKQNKCGKCGQKGHNKKTCRRIT, from the exons ATGTGTTTGGACACAAACTGCAAATGGAGTTTAAAGGCTACAAAAAATGGAAACACAGAAACATTCATAATAAGGAGCTACGAAGAAGAACACACATGTGCAGTTACAATAAGATTTGGAGATCAACGACAAGCTACATCAAAGTTGATAGCAGATTTTGTAAAACCAAAATTCTTGAACCTGAAAATAAAGTGCAGCCCTGCAGACATAAAGACAGAAATGAAAGACAAATACGGAATAAAGATGAATTACATGAAAGCATGGCGTAGTAAAGAGCGAGCACAAACCCAGCTACATGGAAATGCTAAAGAGTCGTACAATCTCTTGCCAAGATACCTGTACATGCTACAGAAAACAAATCcag GAACATTAATAGACATAGAGAAAGAGGATGATGACAGTTTCAAATATGCATTTGTTGCATTGAATGCTGCTATAAAAGGTTGGCCAAACTGCAAACCAATCATCGTGGTAGACGGTACATTCCTAAAGGTCGCGTATGGAGGCACGTTGCTCACTGCCAACACACAAGATGCAGAATCGAAAATTTTTCCACTAGCATACTGCATAGTTGATTCTGAGAACGATAAATCGTGGGAGtggttcttaaaaaaaataaaagaagcatTCGGGGTTCGAGAATGTCAATGCCTAATATCAGACAGACAAGAAAGCATCATCAAAGCAACTAGGAAAGTGTTCCCTGAAATAACACATGGCTACTGCATCTTCCACCTCTTGTCGAAcctcaaaacaaaattcaaaaaaaatgcaAAGCATTTCAGAGTGCCATTCTTTGCAGCTGCAAAAGCTTACACAGAAATGGAGTTTGAATTCCATATGAGGGAGCTAGACAACTTGGATAAGCGCATAAGACCGTACCTGGAAAAAATTGGCCATGAAAAATGGTCAAG GTACTCTACCATGACATCAAACATAGCTGAGGCACTGAACTCAGCAAATTTAGCAGCAAGAAGAGAAACACCAGTCACAACATTAATGGAGTGCTTGAGGGCACAAATGCAAGAGTGGACATACAATAATAGAAAGGAGGCACAAAAATGCACAACAAGGCTGACACCATCATCTGAGAAAAAACTCATAGGGAACTATGTACAGTCATTGCGACTAACA GTGAAACCAGCAAACCAAAACCTGTTTGAGGTGATAGATGAAGACAGAATAAGAATAGTAAACTTGAAGGAGAAGACGTGCACATGCAATAGATTTCAAAAAGATGAAATGCCATGTAACCATGCAGTCGCCGTCATGAAGGACTTgaacataaacacatacaactaTTGTGCACAATACTACACATCAAAAGCATGGCTGCAAACATATGAAGAAACAGTATACCCAGTTGCAAACGTAAGAGAATGGGAACTTCCAGAATTTTTTGAAGACATCATAGTGTTACCTCCAAAGGAAAGAATCAAGTCTGGAAGGCCGAGGAAAAGAAGAATGGCAGCAGCTTGGgaaacaaagaaacaaaacaagTGTGGCAAGTGTGGACAAAAGGGACATAACAAAAAGACCTGCAGAAGAATTACATAG
- the LOC133029156 gene encoding uncharacterized protein LOC133029156, with protein MAKWMTRMSIPINKFKWEDVSRADINALWDRLETKFILPRDNPTFVDYGEYEMSKGLRDWRADCKKKWIQNIEELGQERADMSPPEGVTQEVWSDCIAYWSTDKQKVHFLKF; from the exons atggccaaatggatgactcggatgtctatccccattaataaattcaaatgggaAGATGTCAGTAGAGCTGACATCAACGCACTGTGGGATAGACTTGAG ACCAAGTTTATCCTCCCACGAGATAACCCTACATTCGTAGACTACGGTGAGTACGAGATGTCAAAGGGTTTACGTGACTGGAGGGCAGACTGCAAGAAGAAGTGGATACAAAACATTGAGGAGCTTGGACAGGAGAGGGCCGACATGTCACCTCCTGAGGGAGTAACTCAAGAGGTGTGGAGTGACTGCATCGCTTATTGGAGCACAGACAAACAAaaggtacattttttaaaattttaa
- the LOC115706065 gene encoding 3-ketoacyl-CoA synthase 1, which produces MNNSIDMDKERLTAEMAFTDSSSAVIRIRRRLPDFLQSVKLKYVRLGYGYSCNAATVLMSLVVIPLVVSVIIQLTGLKLDRIPEIWTNQAFGLESKDAATRLAGSAFLLFLLALYLTKRARPVYLVDFACYKPGDEHKMSVETFLKRSEQSGSFTDETLHYQKRISTRSGLGDETYFPRGITSSPPNLNMEEARFEAETVMFGALDSLFAKTGVKPRDIGILIVNCSLFNPTPSLSAMIVNHYKLRTDIKSYNLGGMGCSAGLISVDLAKDLLRANPNTYAVVVSTENITLNWYFGNDRSMLLCNCIFRMGGAAVLLSNKSGDKARSKYVLSHTVRTHKGADDRNYNCVFQREDEKGFVGVSLARELMAVAGEALKTNITTLGPLVLPLTEQFLFFMTLIRRKLFNSKVKPYIPDFKLAFEHFCIHAGGRAVLDELQKNMQLSEWHMEPSRMTLHRFGNTSSSSLWYELAYTEAKGRVSRGDRVWQIAFGSGFKCNSAVWKALRAIPAGQSTGNPWNDSIDRYPVKVLTG; this is translated from the coding sequence aTGAATAACAGTATAGACATGGATAAGGAGAGATTGACGGCGGAGATGGCTTTTACAGACTCTTCATCGGCCGTAATTAGAATCCGGCGACGGTTGCCGGATTTTTTACAGTCTGTTAAACTAAAGTACGTCAGACTTGGTTATGGCTATTCATGCAACGCAGCTACTGTTCTGATGTCTCTTGTTGTAATTCCCCTCGTAGTATCTGTAATCATTCAACTCACCGGTCTGAAACTTGACCGAATTCCTGAAATTTGGACGAACCAAGCGTTTGGGCTCGAAAGCAAGGACGCCGCCACCAGACTGGCCGGCTCAGCCTTCTTGCTCTTCCTACTGGCCTTGTACTTGACCAAGAGGGCCAGACCGGTTTACCTTGTGGACTTCGCGTGTTACAAACCTGGCGACGAGCATAAAATGTCAGTAGAGACATTCTTGAAGAGGTCGGAACAGAGCGGTTCTTTCACTGATGAAACGCTCCATTATCAGAAGAGAATCTCGACAAGGTCCGGCCTTGGAGATGAGACTTACTTCCCCCGTGGAATTACGTCTAGCCCACCAAATCTAAACATGGAAGAAGCTCGGTTCGAGGCTGAGACTGTCATGTTCGGCGCCTTAGATTCACTCTTCGCCAAAACAGGGGTTAAACCCAGAGACATCGGAATACTAATAGTCAATTGCAGTTTGTTTAACCCAACACCTTCCTTGTCCGCCATGATTGTCAATCATTACAAGCTCCGCACGGACATTAAAAGCTACAATCTTGGGGGAATGGGGTGTAGTGCTGGCCTAATTTCAGTTGACCTCGCTAAGGATTTACTTAGAGCGAACCCAAATACTTACGCCGTTGTGGTCAGTACAGAGAATATTACCCTCAATTGGTACTTTGGAAACGACCGTTCTATGCTTCTCTGTAACTGTATTTTCAGAATGGGCGGCGCCGCCGTGCTCCTCTCGAACAAGTCCGGGGACAAAGCCCGGTCCAAGTATGTTCTGTCCCACACAGTGCGGACCCACAAAGGAGCCGATGACAGAAACTACAACTGCGTTTTCCAGAGAGAAGACGAAAAAGGATTTGTTGGGGTTTCTCTGGCTCGTGAGCTTATGGCGGTGGCCGGAGAGGCATTGAAGACGAACATCACCACTTTGGGTCCTCTTGTTCTGCCATTGACAGAACAGTTTCTTTTCTTCATGACCCTGATCAGAAGGAAGCTATTTAACTCCAAGGTGAAGCCGTACATACCGGATTTCAAGTTGGCTTTCGAGCATTTCTGCATTCACGCCGGCGGGAGGGCCGTACTGGACGAGTTGCAAAAGAACATGCAACTCAGTGAGTGGCACATGGAACCCTCGAGGATGACACTCCACCGATTTGGGAACACGTCCAGTAGCTCGCTCTGGTACGAACTGGCCTACACAGAGGCAAAGGGTCGGGTTTCCAGGGGCGATCGGGTCTGGCAGATCGCTTTCGGGTCGGGTTTCAAATGTAACAGTGCCGTTTGGAAAGCCCTCAGGGCCATTCCCGCCGGACAAAGTACTGGGAATCCATGGAATGACTCGATTGACCGGTACCCGGTTAAAGTACTTACTGGTTAG
- the LOC133032343 gene encoding uncharacterized protein LOC133032343: MIESEGELKDTEPLQILVQSNGHWDDHKNYVDYESSGELISTKCTFEELMRIMMEELQCNPESTQLQLKEGGQPLQIKDDKSLLFYIKLLTKEVDFTRYPLCVNKTSNTAPPNQTMVWNNMIMESYDNNAAQEDLQQPGNNTATTSKQQLSAQTMGSGEVDTFFLETGTVSSESTIQQPENNREKTTAVDEDFDFTDYAKLVAAEMVQQLENNQEEEEEVDNTEMIIINDKRHETIEKGQIYKDKETLISTLCYFAIKKTFQYKVVKSCTKEYNIVC, encoded by the exons ATGATTGAATCAGAAGGAGAATTGAAG GATACGGAACCATTACAAATATTGGTGCAGAGCAATGGGCATTGGGATGACCACAAAAACTATGTTGATTATGAATCAAGTGGAGAATTAATTTCGACCAAGTGCACTTTTGAGGAACTAATGAGAATAATGATGGAAGAACTCCAATGCAACCCTGAATCAACACAACTACAACTGAAGGAAGGAGGCCAACCACTACAaatcaaggatgacaaaagtctGTTGTTTTACATAAAGCTATTAACGAAGGAGGTTGATTTCACAAGGTACCCATTGTGTGTGAACAAAACCAGTAACACGGCACCACCTAACCAAACAATGGTGTGGAACAATATGATCATGGAATCGTATGACAACAACGCAGCACAGGAAGACTTGCAGCAACCTGGAAACAACACGGCAACAACTTCCAAGCAACAACTATCTGCGCAGACGATGGGATCTGGTGAAGTTGATACATTTTTCCTAGAAACAGGAACAGTGTCATCAGAATCAACCATACAACAACCAGAAaacaacagagaaaaaactacaGCAGTAGATGAAGATTTCGACTTCACCGACTATGCAAAGCTTGTGGCTGCAGAAATGGTACAGCAACTCGAAAACAaccaggaagaagaagaggaagtggacAACACAGAAATGATTATCATCAATGACAAACGACATGAAACAATAGAGAAGGGGCAAATTTACAAGGACAAAGAAACATTGATAAGTACACTATGCTACTTTGCAATCAAGAAGACATTTCAATACAAAGTAGTGAAATCTTGCACAAAAGAATACAACATAGTGTGTTGA
- the LOC115704173 gene encoding uncharacterized protein LOC115704173, protein MFSKTCFGHFLNLPDFKVQPQVFHGLLLREVQQPNDAELWVMIRGVRLRFSIEEFALITGLDCEGDCSVLDFKQDVNSLCEKYWPTSSSITKESVRECFTTKRWGDSDEDAVKLAVLYFVEWFLLSGTKHKNVPKSILDVVDSGRYNEFAWGRSSFELTISSLKGKLDSWVKGVRKARSSGKRPSVFYTLIGCPHVLQIWFYECCKYMKGKYCQKENSRIPRITQWTCNSQPTFKVLKTTIFDVSKDKLQLSNMRPTAGEFKALKLSSFKFDTDYNSYKSLPVPEEPTVAQSDISVKLDAFSEKFDGLEVKIDLLHTSQQKISSDLVELKEFVSAQFVSFGA, encoded by the exons ATGTTTTCCAAAACCTGTTTTGGACATTTCCTTAACCTTCCTGATTTTAAAGTTCAACCCCAAGTGTTTCATGGGTTGTTGCTCCGGGAGGTTCAGCAACCTAATGATGCTGAGTTGTGGGTAATGATACGCGGTGTTAGGCTTAGGTTTAGCATTGAGGAGTTTGCTTTGATTACTGGGTTAGACTGTGAAGGTGACTGTAGTGTTTTAGATTTTAAGCAAGACGTTAATAGTCTTTGTGAAAAATATTGGCCAACTTCGTCCTCTATCACTAAGGAATCTGTTAGGGAatgttttaccaccaagaggtggGGTGATTCTGATGAGGATGCTGTGAAGTTGGCAGTTTTGTATTTTGTGGAGTGGTTCTTGCTTAGTGGCACTAAGCATAAAAATGTACCTAAGTCTATTTTAGATGTTGTAGATAGTGGGAGGTACAATGAATTTGCTTGGGGCCGGAGTTCTTTTGAATTGACTATTTCCTCATTGAAGGGTAAGCTTGACAGTTGGGTTAAGGGTGTTAGGAAGGCAAGGAGTTCGGGAAAGAGGCCGAGTGTTTTTTACACTTTGATTGGTTGTCCTCATGTTCTTCAAATTTGGTTCTACGAGTGTTGTAAGTACATGAAAGGTAAGTACTGCCAAAAGGAAAACTCTCGTATTCCAAGGATCACTCAGTGGACATGCAATAGTCAGCCTACTTTCAAAGTTTTGAAGACTACTATTTTTGATGTTTCCAAAGATAAG CTGCAACTTTCAAATATGAGGCCCACGGCtggtgagttcaaagctttgaaactGAGCAGTTTCAAGTTTGACACTGACTACAACTCTTACAAGAGTCTTCCTGTTCCCGAAGAGCCAACTGTTGCTCAGAGTGACATTTCTGTCAAGCTTGATGCTTTTTCTGAGAAATTTGATGGGTTGGAGGTGAAGATCGATTTGTTGCATACTTCCCAACAGAAGATTTCatctgatttggttgagttgaaAGAGTTTGTGTCTGCACAGTTTGTTTCTTTTGGTGCTTAG